Below is a window of Solanum stenotomum isolate F172 chromosome 7, ASM1918654v1, whole genome shotgun sequence DNA.
taatgcaaaggatttaatgcatgcattaatatGGTTAAAAACTCAATTACCTTTCAAAAAtacttttacatcttttcctCCATAATTGTGAAAGAtacttttgtaaataaatatttttatacaatgcatattatttttaatacaccaaatcaaacaatgcataagaaataatctatgcataactaatacgagtataactaatacatgcattactaatgcttacattactaatacactttattagatattatttttatatattctatcaAATGACCCCAGTGTCTAGAGTGAGGTTCAAATGGTTGGTTCTCTTACTTTAAGTCTTTGTTTTTATCTTATCATTATAAGTGAGATATGCCTCCAATATTGCAATACTACAATCTGCAATAAAAAAGTTTTTGTTAGTAATGGTCTCATGATCATTAATGGTATTTGTTAGTAGTGTTGTAATGGTTTCTCTTTATAGTTCATATTGAGATTGGCTTAGTTGTTATGAGGAATCCTTTTGAGTTGGACAGTTTGGGAAATATTGACATCTCTTTTCAGGTTAATATGGAGTTTTATTAAGTGTTTTATataataatgaactaatatGAAAAAGTTAATCAGTGACTATTGGTTACTGCGTACTATTCATTAGTACTTAGTGTATTGTAATTCTCAATAAAAATTGTGTGAATTATTAACAGTAATCGAAACGATAACATCACTAACTGATAAATCGATATCTTAACGGTTCCATATCGATTTAGCATTATTACAAACCGATAATCGATAAGTAAAATCGATAAATTTCAAAACTGAACGGACCGATATGCAACCCTAAATGGTGAGCTCTTAAGCTAGATTATGTCGTTTAAAGACAACTCGGACATGAGTACTCCAACAAGCTTCAAGGATTGTTAATGGTGTTTGAATTGATTTGGGGATGAGTACAATATTTTGTTGAAAGTTCTAATTTTCTCTCGATTAAAAATGTCTATTTGTTTCTCTCCAGTTCAATTACCTGTTTAGTGCTTATACCAGCAGTTATTGCAACGGACTCCTGCTATTAAAGAGGTGAACTTCAAATTCCCAGTGGACTAAATGCGCTTGTTACCACATGAACTCAAACCTCTCCTATTGACATGTAAACATAATGCATTGGTTTCTCAAATTCACGCTCTTATGGTAGTATCTGGGTTATTTTCCCATGGAAACTCCATTGCCCCATTAATATCATCATATGCCAAAGTGGGTGATCTCAAATCTGCCCACAAATTGTTTGATAAAAGTCCCCTGAGGAGAGTAGATTTTTGGAATGCTATGATCATTGCCTATTCAAAAAATGAGTTCCCTTTTGAGGTTGTAAATGTTTATAATCAAATGGTCCTTGAAGGTGTCAAACCTGATAGCTCAACTTTTACTGTGGTACTTAAGGCGTGTACGATATTGCAGGATTTGGAGAAGGGTGAAGAGATTTGGGACAAGGTTGTTGAGTGTGGGTATAAAAATGATGTCTTTGTTGGGTCCTCTGTTTTGAACCTGTATGCCAAATGTGGGAAGATGGATAAAGCAGGAGCTGTATTTGAGAAAATGCAGAGGAGGGATGTTGTTTGTTGGACTACAATGATAACGGGTTTTGTACAGAGTGGGAAAGGGAGAGAGGCTGTGGATTTGTATAGGAGGATGCAAAGGGAAGGTATGGTAGGTGATGGTGTTGTTATGTTGGGTTTGATGCAGGCTTCTGCTAATATTGCAGACACGAAATTGGGTTCGTCAGTTCATGGCTATATGATCCGCAGAGCCCTTCCTATGGATGTCAATATACTGACTAGCCTTGTTGATATGTATGCTAAGAATGGAGAGTTGGAGATAGCTACTCGTGTATTTCGGAAAATGCCTTTTAGGAATACTGTTACTTGGAGTGCTTTGATTTCTGGCTATGCTCAAAATGGCTTTGCTGTTAATGCTCTTCAACTGCTGATAGCGATGCAACTGTTAGGATTCACACCTGATGTAGCTTCACTTGTAAGTGCACTTCTAGCATGTTCTGATGTTGGCTCTTTAAGATTGGGTAGATCAATTCATGGTTATGCTGCCAGGAAAGTCATCATGGATCAAGTTTTAAGTACTGGATTGATTGATATGTATGCTAAATGTGGGCTCATTTCTTGTGCCCGTTCCATTTACGACCGCATCAGTTCTAAGGACTTGATATGTTGGAATACGATTATAGCATGCTATGGGATCCATGGGCAAGGAAGAGAGGCACTTACCCTTTTCCAGCAGATGAAGGACGAGATAGAACCAGATCATGCAACTTTTGCTGCTCTTCTTTCAGCTTTGAGTCACTCGGGATTAGTGGAGGAAGGTCGACATTGGTTTGATGTCATGGTGAATGAATACAAAATTAAACCTTCTGAGAAGCATTATGCTTGTTCAGTTGATCTTTTGGCTCGAGCTGGTGAAGTTGAAGAAGCTAAAGAACTCATCACTTCTATGGAAACTAAACCTGGGCTTGCTGTTTGGGTTGCCCTTCTATCTGGTTGCCACAAACATAAGAAATTTTCCATTGGAGAATTGGCAGCAAACAGGGTACTTGAATTAATTCCCGAGAACACAGGTACTTTCGTGTTGGTAGCGAATTTCTTTGCAGCAGCAAAAATGTGGGATAAAGCAGCTTCTGTGAGGAAGCTTATGAAAAAGACAGGGATGGCAAAAGTTCCTGGCTACAGTGCTGTAGAGGTAAATGGGAGACTCCATGCTTTTCTTATGGATGATACAAGTCACCCTCAATATGAACAGATAATGGGACTTCTATGCAATCTGGAAAATGAGATGAAAGCTATGGGATATGTCCCAAAGACTGACTTTGTGCTgcagaatcttgaagaagatgTCAAAGTGAAAATGTTGGGTATTCATAGTGAGAGACTTGCCATTGCTTTTGGGCTCTTAAACACCGCACCAGGAACCAGATTACTTATCACAAAGAACCTGAGGGTCTGTGGTGACTGCCATGAAGTAACAAAGTTTTTCTCTGTTATAGTAAAAAGAGAGATTATCGTAAGGGATGTTAAACGATTTCATCACTTTAAGGATGGAACATGTTCCTGTGGTGACTACTGGTGAAACATGTCTTGTCATGTAAAGCTCTATCATCCTGTGAGATACTGGATAAAAACTAGGAATACGATGAAAATGTATTTGTTGCTGCCTTGGAATTCAATCGGAGGTCCACCTAAAAGCTTATTATGGTCATCTGTGGAATTTATAGACTGATGTCATCTGGTGGATGAGCAAAAGGATACTTTTGCTGCCTGTTTTCCCCGACTCCTGGAATTTTTGGGCCGCCTTTAATATTAGGAGTAGTCTGCACTTGTGTCCTAAAATATCTCCTGGTGGGGCACTGACACTGCAGGATGTTTGTGCACCATTGCGTGACCAGTGTTTATGTAAATCAAGAATGTGTCTAgcagagaaaaataataattaagaatcTGAATGGGATTTACATAGTTGCTTCGATCACATTCTGAGGGCAGGAAAAATAAGTTGCTTCCACTTCTTCTCTGAGAGAGGCAAGCCAACATAAATTTGTACCAAGCTTCCAATAAGGTGGTGAGTGGTATTTTGAAGAATCAACTATCCTGCAAGTTCCATCAAGGTGACAAAATTGAAATGTATGTGTCAGTATCAAAAATGCAGATGATATGTAGCATACTTTCTCAAGTCTGACTGCTAAATGTAAAGATTGCTTGTACTTCTTTGGAGTTAGCGGATTGATTCTTTCCTTGATTAATAGCTGAACTGGAGTTGAAGTTTGACCTCCAGTCTGGTAGCACTAACTGGAATGTGGTGAAGCACTTACGACACAATTCGATAGACATACTCCAAAAGGTTTCCTGCTTTTCTTCACTCATTCATAAGTTTGACACAAAATGTTCAGGTGTACAACTTTGGCAGAACTTAGTCAGGTGACAGGCACCCTAGATTGTCACATCCTGAGTGGTTATAATCTCTGTCCGAGATCATTTACGTTGGGAACCAAGACTTGCCAGTTCTTCAAGTAATTGGTAAGGTGCTGTCAAGGAAGATTGAATGATTATACAGTGGATTGGTGTATCATTTCTTCAAAGCTTTTACTGCTTTGAATGAATTTAGGAGCGCTATTGCGAGACTGTCTATCGTTTATCAATAGCCTACATGTTAACAACCAAAGAACGAGAGGTTTATTCTTTATAATGAGCCTCCAGTGGCCTTCGATCATCCCATTTACTGGCTGAAGGAATGCTTTTCTCCCTTGTTAGCTATTATTAACATTGCATTTGTTTCAAGTTGTTTAAAAGAGGAAAGCTTTTGCACACATATTTCTGATTGAGTGAAGAATAAAGATAACACACAATTAATAGTTTGGATTGACACAAGGTAGTGAATGTTAACAATGTCTATATCTGAACAACAATACTACAAGATTCTCATTGAGTTACAACAATTCCCAAAATCCCTTCTGCTAAAAGAAGGGTCAAGACATGCAGGCACAtaatattcaatcttatcaaaaaGTTGTAAAATTTGAACCAACTGCTTCTGTCTATTTTTCTCAACTCCGATAACCATGAGCTTGATTCTGAAGATTTTGATTGTCTTCTAATAGACGGTCGTATTCTAAAAGAAGATCTGCTGCTTGTTTTTGGAGAGCAGCAACATGAGCTTCCGCAGTTTCAACACGTTTGTCTTTCTCCTCTGACTCCAACTTAACCTTCTTCAGTGTCTCTGTTAAACTAGAGAGTTGTTTCTGCGATAATTTTATTTCCTCAGCAGCTTTATCTGCTTTCTCCTTAAGCTGCAGCTTTTCTTTCTCAAGcctttcaaattctttctttgAAGATCCCGCACTACTACGCAAAACAATCAGCTTCCGAAGGTAATGGTGCATACGATCAATTAAGAATCCAAGAAACAGAGAAAATCCTGTGTGATATATGCCATTCAAATGCAGATAAATTAGCATAAAAGGAAATAAGTAATGGATAAGAAAACTCGGAAAATGCAAAATTCCAGTAGCatgcatatttttatttgtcatatatAATGCTTTTTTTCAGTGGTTAGCAGTGTTAGCAGATCTATACTTCAGACTGAAGTTATGGTTGCAAGACCAAAAAACCTAAATCCATTTTGACTGCTGCCTAGGAGGAACAAACTCTTATGCTTTCTCAACCTTAAAACATAATCGCAGAAGCACATCTACATACTACCACAATTTAAGACTTGTAAGTAATGGTATCTCCTTCACTCAGACAATTAACTGTAAATCTTGAGATGGACTACCTATGTTTGCACATTCTTACTCCCCGTAATCATGTTATATCAAATGGAATTTACAAAGCAGCCTCATCGGAGAATCAGGGAACCACCCGAACAAGAGAGTGCCTCAGAACATTTATTTTACTGAGGAATAAGATGAACATTTTGAAAGAGTGGGAGTACCATCAATAGAATATCAACTGTGATGGTTGAGATATGACTCTATTAAGTTCAGGTAAAACGACTTCTAGACAAATTTCTCTTCAAATTCCAAGAAATTTTAGAGAACTATTTTATTACACTTGAATATTGTTTGTGACTAAAAACAGCAAAGCTCTTCCAGTGGCCAGCATTGAAGCAGCTACTTTGCTAGACTCACTATTATCCCTAACTTAAGATCAAAAATTAGGAGGAACTGGTGTTCCGCAAGTAACTGTGTCAATTGCACAGAACTTATTTTGACACCTAGGAGACAACAATTCCCTCCCCCATCTTCCCCCGaacccaacaaaaaaaaaataatcaaagatTTAGCTTTTCAATCAAATAAGCTCAAACCTAGCATTACAACTGTTAATGACAATACACGAGAGGATGAGCGAAGAACACGTGATAGTTTCTTATCACATCTCAACAACAAATTGTTCATATTGGCATAAGCTCAACTCTAGAAGTATCTCCTTTCAAACTAGTTTAGTACAACAAACAATTCAATTAAGTTCAGTTCCTACAAATTCCAAATAACTCATCAAAAAAATGCTTGAAAACAATCTTCCTTCCATCACTGTCATCCATGAGAATAGCTACAGATTGATGCATAAATTACGAATTATAAAGAATCATTAAATATCAATTGATAAGCGAAAATGCTACATGTCCCTGCTAATTATCTTCATCCACATTCAAACCTAAAAGTAGCAGCCAACAAATCAGAGAGagtctataataaattttaaagattGCGCCCCTCGTAAACAGAATACTACTATCATCAAGGAAAACAACTGAACCAAGAATCTGATTTTCATTTGCAACACATTTTTAATATCAGAAACCAATAACAAGGAATgtaattgagttatttgaaAAGGGCTAAAGAATGATACCCATGAGAGTAGCCTCTAACAAGTTGGTTCTCCACAAAACCTGATCCATTGGTGTCATTGTACCAATCTTAGCCCCCTTATTCTGAATCTTGATAATACTAATAAAGTTGGAAAATAAGATAGCTGATATAGTACCAGCAATTGTTAAAACAGTACCCTTTCTCATTTTCACCTGATCCAAACACTTCATCACCAGTTCCCTCAGTGGCCCAATCTTCACCATTAGAAGAAATGCCACCATACCCTCCAAACAAAGAACCATAAACAACAACTGAATCATTTttacactacaaaaaaaaaatcaactttttttATACCTTCAACTAAAACCCCAAAATTTCTTCAAAGAACCAACATCATAAAAAACCCAAATCAAGAATTGGGAAGAAGCCCCTGTAGATGACCAAGAAAAGGAGTAGAAGTAAAAGATGTCTAATACTCCACTAATTAAAAACCTAATCTTTACAACCCATCTTTAAAGAAGTGTAAAAGGAAAAAGCTAGTAACTTTAGTAGAAAATGTTAAGGGTTTTGAGCTGCAGATCTATGGAATTAGTTgctaattagaaaaaaagaaaaagataaaaactttctttaagCAAAACCCAGTTTTTGgttcaacttttaacttttggttCCTCTAAGCAAATGGTGTGTTggattgttttgtttttcactGTACTTGGGAAAAGGAATAgcaagaagaaaagaaaaagaaatgtgaATTATTAGTAGAACACTGCTATTTTGATAGTAGTAATATTGTCCGTGTGTTCAGACATTACAAGACGGACGATTGGGCTTTGGTCTTCCTGTTATATGTTGTGTAGTTAGTACTACTTGACTTCTTTTGTCTGCCCATATCTACCTACTTatttagttttgatagttttagatttcatgttttttaagaaattaagtaagtttattattattttttgaagtcatatttttaataaataaatataaattaatttattttaattaactaatttgATTAATGAACATTAATtggttatttagtttttttatattagttaaATGTATGCTTTAAAAGTTAATAACGTTcaaaaggataaaatagaaagaataatgtcatttaagcattaattttgtgaaatgacaaatattaagaagttttttttttaaaataaaaacgacatataaataggaaTGAAGAGAGTAATTGCCAATGAGCCCTTACCTCTACCACttggaatttaaaaaataaatcaaaaaaacgtttaactttttctcaaaaattgcttgaaattgaataaaaatgtcattcatttattatagggaaaattttcaaaacaacaatattttagtttttagtggACTCCTTAGCAAcagtttcattatttattaaaaatgtcattattttagtttgttaagggattagttatgtatttattttattttgattaatttgaaagaatacaaataattaataacataacaaagaaaatcatggaacaaaaagattcaaaaaagggaaaaagaatttaaatacaaatcagTTACGTTTTGAAAAGAGCATAAATAGCCATCTTTCCGTCGAGCgtttttttgctttcttcttaagaacatcaaaaaaaaatattaaaataatttagtttgtctTCTGAATCATTCATCTGATAACTTTCAAAGCTTCTTCAAGTTGAATACGacatatttttgaaacagaatttttcaaaattgacaactataaatttgTCGCATCCAGTGAACAATCGAAAAACAATCaggtatttttttattattttggatgAGATATTCGTATATGTCGAGTAcaagagtatttttttttctgattgaaTCAGTGAAATCTTTGTATGCATTGAAATTTATAGCTTTTTCGGATGTTTTGTATCTAAATTATGATGTATAACgaatgaaattgttttttttttttagtttagtagctGCTTTTTCTGTTTGAATGAATCCAATAATTTGTATCCCATTAAGTTGATGTAACTAATcgatcatgaactatatgttgaatacaacaatatatgaatataaaagtgagatgaaaatacaaagttataaatacaaagtgagattgaatataaagttgtgaatacaaaagaaatactctcttcatttgaaatacaaagtgactttgaaaggtaaaatataaactaatggatcatgaactatatgttgaatacaacaatatatgaatacaaaagtgagatgaaaatacaaagttataaatacaaagtgagattgaatataaagttgtgaatacaaaagaaattaaatactctcttcatttgaaatacaaagtgactttAAAAGGTAAAGTAggcacataaaatacaaaacttgttggtatacaattaggttgaatacaaaacaaaagagaattACAAACTTGTtcatatataaattgagattgaaatacagaatgaatacccaataaaatacaaaactgttagcatacagtttttaggatgaatacaaattaagaaggaaatacaaacatgttggtatactaattgagattgaaatacaatgtaaaaaaacaaaaaatgtaaaacttgttGATATATAGATATAATGAATACACAAATAAACTGTTGATTCAGACATTATAGacatacatatattttcctcaaatctaaa
It encodes the following:
- the LOC125871202 gene encoding putative pentatricopeptide repeat-containing protein At3g25060, mitochondrial → MRLLPHELKPLLLTCKHNALVSQIHALMVVSGLFSHGNSIAPLISSYAKVGDLKSAHKLFDKSPLRRVDFWNAMIIAYSKNEFPFEVVNVYNQMVLEGVKPDSSTFTVVLKACTILQDLEKGEEIWDKVVECGYKNDVFVGSSVLNLYAKCGKMDKAGAVFEKMQRRDVVCWTTMITGFVQSGKGREAVDLYRRMQREGMVGDGVVMLGLMQASANIADTKLGSSVHGYMIRRALPMDVNILTSLVDMYAKNGELEIATRVFRKMPFRNTVTWSALISGYAQNGFAVNALQLLIAMQLLGFTPDVASLVSALLACSDVGSLRLGRSIHGYAARKVIMDQVLSTGLIDMYAKCGLISCARSIYDRISSKDLICWNTIIACYGIHGQGREALTLFQQMKDEIEPDHATFAALLSALSHSGLVEEGRHWFDVMVNEYKIKPSEKHYACSVDLLARAGEVEEAKELITSMETKPGLAVWVALLSGCHKHKKFSIGELAANRVLELIPENTGTFVLVANFFAAAKMWDKAASVRKLMKKTGMAKVPGYSAVEVNGRLHAFLMDDTSHPQYEQIMGLLCNLENEMKAMGYVPKTDFVLQNLEEDVKVKMLGIHSERLAIAFGLLNTAPGTRLLITKNLRVCGDCHEVTKFFSVIVKREIIVRDVKRFHHFKDGTCSCGDYW
- the LOC125871203 gene encoding uncharacterized protein LOC125871203, translated to MIQLLFMVLCLEGMVAFLLMVKIGPLRELVMKCLDQVKMRKGTVLTIAGTISAILFSNFISIIKIQNKGAKIGTMTPMDQVLWRTNLLEATLMGFSLFLGFLIDRMHHYLRKLIVLRSSAGSSKKEFERLEKEKLQLKEKADKAAEEIKLSQKQLSSLTETLKKVKLESEEKDKRVETAEAHVAALQKQAADLLLEYDRLLEDNQNLQNQAHGYRS